In the genome of Paenibacillus pabuli, the window TGCAGGATTTAACGTTTAAACGGGAATCCAAGCAACCCCTTGAGTATCCCTCTTGTGGAAGTGTCTTTAAACGTCCGGAGGGACATTATGTGGGGAAACTTATTCAAGAATGCAATTTACAAGGCACTCGCATTGGGGGAGCGGAAATTTCCAAGAAGCATGCGGGTTTTATCATTAATGCAGATGACGCCACTGCTGAGGATTATTTGGAATTAATAAGATTAATTAAAAAAAGAGTGCGTGATCAATTTAATATTGAATTGGAGACAGAAGTCATTATTTTGGGAGAGTAGTTTCAAAAAAATGGCATCGGATGCCATAGGATCGTTTGATGATGAAGAAAAACTAGGAGGTTAATGTTGTGAAATTAATCGGTTTGTCCGGGTCACTGATTGGATCAAAGACACCAGCGGGTGTGGATGCTGTACTCCAATTCGTGAAAAATAATCATCCCGAAATTGAAGTGGAGCTCATTGACCTAAGAGATTATAAAGGGATCGAATTTTGCGATGGTCGCAAGTTGGAGGATTACAATGAAGATACCCAGATGGTGGTCCAAAAATTGATTGAGGCTGACTTTTACGTGATTGGCACACCCATATATCAATCCTCTCTGACAGGCGTACTGAAGAATGTATTCGACCTTCTGCCCGTGCAGAGCGTTTACAATAAAGTGATGGGTTTTATAGCAACCGGAGGCACCTATCAGCATTATTTGGTAGTGGAAAATCAATTAAAACCGATTGCTGGCTTTTTCCGCTCCTATGTTGCCCCAAGCTATGTATATCTGAATAGTGATCATTTTGATGCTGAGAACAACATTAATGATACGGAAGCTCTGAGTAGGCTGGAAAAATTGGCTGAGGAACTGGTCTTCATGCAGACTCAATTAAAACCTTCATCCCGCTGAACAAGGAGTAAGGAGTCGCCAATTTGGCGGCTTTTTTTGTTTTGAAAACAAGAGTGTAACTATTAAGCAATTCAATGCGTTATATTCATAAAGATTATAGGTACGATAGCTCTCTAGAAATGCACATCTATTAAGGTAACTAATGTAGAAACCATTACAATGGAGGGTATTATGCTCAAAACGAAAAAGAATCAACAGTTTACGAATTTGAAAGGTCAACTATTCCGATGTATCGTCGCAAGCATTACAGCTGTGGGGCTTCTTTCTCTGGAGGGGAACGCCTTAATTCTGTCTCAGGCTCATGCAGACGCACCTGATGTTTCGGTACGCAACTGGTACTCCTATCTAGGGATATCGGTACCCGAACTTAAGCCTTCCTGGACTGCACAAGTGGACAATTATTTGAATATTAACGAACCTTATATTGGTCATCAGGCAGTAGCAGAAGAAGGTAAGGTATTCACTTTCGCCGATAGCAAACTGATTTCATTGGATGCAAAGACAGGCAAACGGCTATGGTCTTACGGAAAAGGATTAACACCCTATGTTGTTTATCATAATAACGTCATTTACGGTCTCACTGGGGATCATAAGCCTTATGCTTTGAACGCGAAGACTGGAAAAGTGATATGGCAATCAGGCTCATCCACCTGGATCGATACACGGAATCGTACAGAAATGTTAGTTCCGACTGGTGATACGCTTTATATTATCCAAGGCAGTACAACATTTGCATTTGATATGAAGAAGGGCAAGCTAAAGTGGAGGGCTGACGAGCCGCTTGGCGAAGGAAACGGTACCGATTACCTGGAGGAATCTAATGGCGTTGTGCTTCGAACCTTTTATGTACAGGGGGCACTTACGTCCATCCAACTAAATGCATATGACAAGAAGACAGGCAAAAAGTTATGGGACAATTTCGGTCAAGGAGAAGCACTTCAAATTAAAGACGGTCTCGTGTATTCGGTTGATTATCATTCTTCCAGACTGACAGAATATCAATCAAAACCGGAACGTAAAGTGAGTGTAAATGCCTATAACCTCAAAACTGGCGTACAAAAAGGGAGCCTTGAATACAACTGGAAAATGAACGGTGCTCCACCATATGACTATGGGTACGGGAGTGTATTTGCAAGCAATGGAAAGTTATACATTGAACAAGGAGATCGGGTAGCGGAATACAAATTCGACAATTATACAGCTAATGCGGATCCGCTTCGGACTTATCCGCGCCCTTTTTATAAAGAAAACGGGCTGTCGCTTGGTATCGTGCAGGAAAGGCTGATATACAAAAATGAAACAACGGGTGAACTAGCGGGCATCAAGCTGGTGAATGGACAGGAAATCAAGTGGTATGGCGACGCACCTGTTGCTCAGATTAGCGTGTACGGTAAAGGAATGTACCGGACGCAGCGTAACGGAACAATGTTAGGGATTAATATGTTGACTACTACACCGGTCTTTCGGGTAACCACCGGGGCAGATTTACACGAAGCGACGCTGAAGACAGAAGGTATGATCATAATACAGGCGGAGGGTAAACTCCTCGGTGTAAAGCTGCCAGCATCGCTGAGATAAGCAAAGACTAAGTTGTGTTTCCATAAAAGAAAAGAATATAGGTAGCCGGTCAGTGCGAACGGCTGCCTTTGTTTGTTTTTCATTTTCAAAAAAGCAGGAATTCATACTAATGAGGTGAAGAGCCAAAATTATTTTTTCCCATGCGTGGCTTTTTTGCTTCCTCCGGTGTCTAATTAAATGTAAATCAAGAGGAGGTTCCCCACCATGTCAGGAGCTCATGACACGAACCCTGTTTATCCGGATGAACAGGAAAGCATCACCATCTTTGAGAACACGTATGAGCAATATCGTCAAAGAATTAGCAAATACTTCTCACTGAAATTGAACCCTTTGGTTGCCGATGATTTGACCCAACAGGTATTTTTGAAAGCAGTCGAAAATATTCACAGCTTTAAAGGAAGCTCAAATATATTCACCTGGATCTTTAAGATTGCTCAGAACACGGTGAAGAACGAATATCGCAGGTTATCACGACAAAAAGAATCTCCTTATGATTTTACAGATTATGAATCGCAATCGATCTCTCTTGAATTTACGAAGCATGTGGATATTCGAATTGATATTGGCTCTGCGTTACAAAAGCTGGATGAGATTGATCAGGAAATTATTGCATTACGCTTTTTCGTTGACTGCACCTTGCCCGAAATATCCAAGATCGTTGGACGACGGGAAAGCGCGGTAAAGAACAGACTGTACCGGGCTTTGCAAAAATTAAAAAAAGAACTGAAAGAGTGGGGGGATATTACTATCATGTCTATTCAAGACCTGATTTCCATTGTAAATAAAGGTGAAAACGAAGATACGAATGATCGTACGAAGAAAGTTCACCAAGATGTGTTCGATGAGCTTAACAATAGTGTTGAACGAGTGTCGACCAAATATAAACATCAGCCATCACAAAAAGTAGTTATAGAAATTTATCCCGATCTGCCAACGTTTCATGAGGCTGTAGGAGAAACAGATGCTCCCAATTGGTTTATGGGCACATATGAAGGGCGTACTCTGAAAATTGTCTCTCCATTGAACCCGGGACCGGAGCATACGTATCAATCCATTCTGAAAGGTACAGTCCACTTGTTCGCCATGTGGCTAATCAGCGACATTAATCCTGCAGCTCCGAAATGGATCAGACAGGGTATTGGAGGCTATGAAGCTAAACAGATGTCCCAAGATTTCATTAAAGGTTCAACGGAAGATAATATTCGTAACCAGTCGATTCCATCTTTTGATGAATTAAATAATGATACATGGGATTTTGAAACGATGAAAGGTTTTCAGTTCTCTTATATGATGGTGGAATTTGTGGTTGAGCGATACGGAATAGATGCATTAAACAAACTAATTCGCACTCCTAAAGATTTCGAAGGGATCTTTCAATGCAGTGAGACTGAACTGTATGAGCAATGGGTGAAGTATATAGAAATATAACCTTATACTTTAATTGTATGCCCGGTGATGAACTGGACTTTTTTTAGTTTTAAAGGTTGGAACATTAAAGTAAATGAATTCGCTAATATTGACTTAGAGTATACTCTAAGCAGGAAACTTGAAGAATACTCATCTGGAAGGAGATTATTTGGATGAAACAGGATAATAGGTCAAAAACCTTACAACATAAAATCGGTTCCGGATTCAACCACCGCACGACAGCTGAGGAAGTATTGAGTAACACGGATTTGTCAGGAAAACTTGCTATCGTCACGGGTGGATATTCCGGATTGGGTCTGGAGACTACACGTGCACTCGTTGGTGCTGGAGCCAAGGTTGTTGTGACCGCACGTCGGCCAGCCATCGCCAAAGAGGCTCTTACAGGACTAGCTGGTGTAGAGATCGATGAGCTGGACCTTGCAGACCTCACTAGTGTCCGTGCTTTTGCTGATCGTTTTCTGGCAAGCCACCGGAGTGTCGACATGTTAATCCTTAATGCGGGGATTATGGCTTGTCCAGAGACTCGTGTAGGCCCGGGCTGGGAAGCTCAATTTGCTACAAACCACCTTGGACATTTCACCCTGACCAACTTATTATGGCCGGCACTCATCAGCCAAGGAGGAGCACGGGTTGTATCCGTTGCATCAACTGGGCACCATTTCTCGCCAATTCGCTGGGACGACATGCAATTTGAACA includes:
- a CDS encoding PQQ-binding-like beta-propeller repeat protein; protein product: MLKTKKNQQFTNLKGQLFRCIVASITAVGLLSLEGNALILSQAHADAPDVSVRNWYSYLGISVPELKPSWTAQVDNYLNINEPYIGHQAVAEEGKVFTFADSKLISLDAKTGKRLWSYGKGLTPYVVYHNNVIYGLTGDHKPYALNAKTGKVIWQSGSSTWIDTRNRTEMLVPTGDTLYIIQGSTTFAFDMKKGKLKWRADEPLGEGNGTDYLEESNGVVLRTFYVQGALTSIQLNAYDKKTGKKLWDNFGQGEALQIKDGLVYSVDYHSSRLTEYQSKPERKVSVNAYNLKTGVQKGSLEYNWKMNGAPPYDYGYGSVFASNGKLYIEQGDRVAEYKFDNYTANADPLRTYPRPFYKENGLSLGIVQERLIYKNETTGELAGIKLVNGQEIKWYGDAPVAQISVYGKGMYRTQRNGTMLGINMLTTTPVFRVTTGADLHEATLKTEGMIIIQAEGKLLGVKLPASLR
- a CDS encoding NADPH-dependent FMN reductase gives rise to the protein MKLIGLSGSLIGSKTPAGVDAVLQFVKNNHPEIEVELIDLRDYKGIEFCDGRKLEDYNEDTQMVVQKLIEADFYVIGTPIYQSSLTGVLKNVFDLLPVQSVYNKVMGFIATGGTYQHYLVVENQLKPIAGFFRSYVAPSYVYLNSDHFDAENNINDTEALSRLEKLAEELVFMQTQLKPSSR
- a CDS encoding SDR family NAD(P)-dependent oxidoreductase; translated protein: MKQDNRSKTLQHKIGSGFNHRTTAEEVLSNTDLSGKLAIVTGGYSGLGLETTRALVGAGAKVVVTARRPAIAKEALTGLAGVEIDELDLADLTSVRAFADRFLASHRSVDMLILNAGIMACPETRVGPGWEAQFATNHLGHFTLTNLLWPALISQGGARVVSVASTGHHFSPIRWDDMQFEQGYEKFPAYGQSKTATILFSVELDRRGADQGVRAFSVHPGGILTPLQRHMPKEEMVALGWIDESGQVANPNFKTPEQGAATQVWAATSPQLDGKGGVYCEDCDISEPAPADGAFFGVKDYAIDPEQARRLWEVSAQLTQTHLPTS
- a CDS encoding RNA polymerase sigma factor, which translates into the protein MSGAHDTNPVYPDEQESITIFENTYEQYRQRISKYFSLKLNPLVADDLTQQVFLKAVENIHSFKGSSNIFTWIFKIAQNTVKNEYRRLSRQKESPYDFTDYESQSISLEFTKHVDIRIDIGSALQKLDEIDQEIIALRFFVDCTLPEISKIVGRRESAVKNRLYRALQKLKKELKEWGDITIMSIQDLISIVNKGENEDTNDRTKKVHQDVFDELNNSVERVSTKYKHQPSQKVVIEIYPDLPTFHEAVGETDAPNWFMGTYEGRTLKIVSPLNPGPEHTYQSILKGTVHLFAMWLISDINPAAPKWIRQGIGGYEAKQMSQDFIKGSTEDNIRNQSIPSFDELNNDTWDFETMKGFQFSYMMVEFVVERYGIDALNKLIRTPKDFEGIFQCSETELYEQWVKYIEI